From a region of the Paenibacillus sp. R14(2021) genome:
- a CDS encoding ABC transporter permease — MTTYIFKRIFWAIVTLVVILFVLFLLLEFLPGSPFNDERLSVDQIAILREHYGLNKPFFEKAAIFFVNALKGDFGISYSIIKNQPVAGLVWSELGVSMRIGLQTMVIGSFLGMILGIIGVIAHNTWKDNAATIVSVIGVSVPSYVFALLLSYFVGYRLGWTDISYSIDKPYSSSILPTIALSMFVIAQVARFLRSELIEVLNSEYIQLARAKGVRSKQIIFKHGLRNALISVITIAGPLLVNLMTGSLVIEKVYGIPGIGSLLVNAIQVKDYNVIVMIAFVYSALYIAMNLIVDILYGVINPKIRVAKGGSS, encoded by the coding sequence ATGACAACGTATATTTTCAAGCGAATATTTTGGGCGATCGTCACATTAGTGGTCATTTTATTTGTTCTTTTCCTGCTCCTGGAGTTTTTACCGGGGTCGCCGTTTAATGATGAACGATTATCGGTTGACCAAATTGCGATATTGCGCGAGCACTATGGATTAAATAAGCCTTTCTTTGAAAAGGCTGCCATATTTTTCGTCAACGCCTTAAAGGGCGATTTCGGCATTTCCTATTCGATTATCAAGAACCAGCCTGTTGCTGGGCTGGTATGGTCGGAACTCGGCGTATCCATGCGAATTGGCTTGCAGACCATGGTTATCGGTAGTTTTCTGGGGATGATTCTCGGCATCATTGGCGTAATCGCACACAATACGTGGAAGGATAACGCCGCTACGATCGTCTCCGTCATTGGCGTAAGCGTCCCTTCTTATGTGTTCGCTCTGCTGCTCAGCTACTTTGTCGGCTATCGATTAGGATGGACGGACATTAGTTATTCCATTGATAAACCGTACAGTTCCTCCATTCTTCCTACAATCGCCTTGTCGATGTTTGTCATTGCGCAAGTCGCGCGTTTTCTGCGATCGGAGCTCATCGAGGTACTGAACTCGGAATACATTCAGCTTGCTCGTGCCAAAGGCGTACGATCCAAACAGATTATCTTTAAACATGGACTACGAAATGCGCTCATCTCTGTCATTACGATTGCCGGGCCGCTGCTCGTTAACCTTATGACGGGATCGCTCGTTATTGAGAAAGTGTACGGCATTCCGGGCATCGGGAGTCTATTGGTTAATGCCATTCAAGTCAAGGATTATAACGTCATTGTCATGATCGCTTTCGTGTACAGCGCATTGTATATTGCCATGAACTTAATCGTTGATATTTTATATGGCGTCATCAACCCGAAGATCCGCGTTGCAAAAGGAGGTTCATCTTGA
- the opp3C gene encoding oligopeptide ABC transporter permease, which produces MITGTNLFKLAKRRKQLEQDIAQIEARSFSKDAFVRFRKNKGAVFGVVVIAIIFVLALIGPLLSGRAYDHVEKRQLNLPPRAPVLENIGIFDGKISGTNMYDTPALENVYYWFGSDSLGRDLWTRVWKGTQISFLIAVIAVAVDVLIGISFGLISGYFGGKMDMVMQRFVEIINGIPNLVVVIIFAIILKPGIVTIILAIMITGWIGMSSVVRSQVMALKEQEFVLAAKTLGASHFKIIVKELLPNIAGQILVMSMFSIPSAIFYESFLAFVGLGLQPPQASLGVLISTGYQSLLTQPYLIVSPVIVLSLLMLSFNLISDGLRDALDTKMKHI; this is translated from the coding sequence TTGATTACTGGAACGAATCTATTCAAATTAGCTAAACGTCGTAAACAGCTCGAACAAGACATCGCGCAGATTGAGGCGCGCAGCTTTTCCAAAGATGCTTTTGTGCGTTTTCGCAAGAACAAAGGCGCGGTTTTTGGCGTTGTTGTCATTGCCATTATCTTTGTGCTGGCCCTGATCGGTCCCCTTCTCAGCGGCAGAGCGTATGATCATGTCGAGAAGCGTCAATTGAATCTGCCTCCGAGAGCGCCGGTATTGGAAAACATCGGTATTTTCGATGGGAAGATAAGCGGGACCAATATGTATGATACGCCGGCCTTGGAGAACGTCTACTATTGGTTCGGCAGCGATAGCTTAGGCCGCGATTTGTGGACCCGGGTTTGGAAAGGAACCCAGATCTCGTTTTTGATCGCTGTCATCGCAGTAGCGGTCGACGTGTTGATCGGCATTTCGTTCGGTCTTATCTCGGGTTATTTTGGCGGAAAAATGGATATGGTCATGCAGCGATTTGTGGAGATTATCAACGGCATCCCTAATTTGGTTGTCGTCATCATCTTTGCGATTATTTTAAAACCGGGGATCGTCACCATCATACTCGCGATAATGATAACGGGCTGGATCGGAATGAGCAGCGTGGTCCGTTCACAAGTAATGGCACTTAAAGAGCAAGAGTTCGTGCTGGCTGCAAAAACATTAGGCGCTTCCCATTTCAAGATTATCGTCAAGGAATTACTGCCGAATATTGCTGGGCAAATTCTAGTGATGTCGATGTTCTCGATCCCGAGCGCGATCTTTTACGAATCCTTCCTAGCGTTTGTCGGTTTAGGACTTCAACCGCCCCAAGCCTCGCTTGGCGTTCTGATCAGTACAGGATACCAGAGCCTGTTGACCCAGCCCTATCTTATCGTTTCTCCTGTCATCGTACTTTCGCTGTTGATGCTTAGCTTCAACTTGATTTCCGATGGGCTTCGCGACGCTTTAGATACAAAAATGAAACATATTTAG